A genomic region of Glycine max cultivar Williams 82 chromosome 15, Glycine_max_v4.0, whole genome shotgun sequence contains the following coding sequences:
- the LOC100810461 gene encoding protein RGF1 INDUCIBLE TRANSCRIPTION FACTOR 1, with amino-acid sequence MIMGHQKPAWLEALYAQKFFVGCSHHENAKKNEKNICCLDCCTSICPHCLPSHRFHRLLQVRRYVYHDVVRLEDLQKLIDCSNVQPYTINSAKVVFIKKRPQNRQFKGSANYCTSCDRSLQESFIHCSLGCKVDFVLKHYKDLSPYLRTCKSLQLGPDFLIPQEMGDDETTRSTIVDCDEPMSSSSGSESMGMACSEIVRKRRSGWNVCARSMNNKVSDEDMVTSISRRKGIPHRSPLC; translated from the exons ATGATCATG GGACACCAAAAACCTGCATGGTTGGAAGCCCTTTATGCACAAAAGTTCTTTGTCGGGTGCTCTCACCATGAGAATGCTAAAAAGAATGAGAAGAACATATGTTGCTTAGATTGTTGCACCAGTATTTGCCCTCACTGCTTGCCATCACATCGCTTTCATAGGCTTCTTCAGGTTCGCCGTTATGTTTATCATGATGTTGTCAGATTGGAAGATCTTCAGAAACTCATAGATTGCTCAAACGTGCAG CCTTATACCATCAATAGTGCTAAGGTGGTGTTCATCAAGAAGAGACCACAAAACCGGCAATTCAAGGGGTCAGCAAACTACTGCACTTCCTGTGATAGAAGTCTCCAAGAATCTTTTATCCATTGCTCTTTAGGATGCAAG gtGGATTTTGTGTTGAAACACTACAAGGACCTCTCTCCCTATTTGAGAACATGCAAGTCCTTGCAACTTGGTCCCGATTTCCTAATCCCACAAGAGATGGGTGATGATGAAACAACTCGTTCAACCATTGTGGATTGTGATGAGCCCATGAGCTCGTCTTCAGGGTCAGAGAGCATGGGCATGGCTTGCAGCGAGATTGTTAGGAAGAGGCGTAGTGGGTGGAACGTTTGTGCAAGATCAATGAACAACAAGGTTTCGGATGAAGACATGGTTACAAGCATTAGTAGAAGGAAAGGCATCCCACATAGATCTCCCTTGTGTTAG